Genomic DNA from Hordeum vulgare subsp. vulgare chromosome 2H, MorexV3_pseudomolecules_assembly, whole genome shotgun sequence:
TTTCACAAATCATAGTAAATTGAAAATACAAGAAAAGAGGATATGGTATAATGCAAAGTTAAAGACTAAGGTGATTGATCTAAAATTGATTGAATATTTATTTTCAATATTGGGATAAATTGTCCTTACATTCTCAACAACTGGATGCTCCTTTGCTCCAGTTAGTATCTCCATGATTATAATACCAAGACTATACAAGTCAAACTTGTGTGTGATTACATTGCTGGTGAATTCTGGTGCCAAGTATCCCCTGCATAAATAAAGAAATAGAACGATTACTTAATATAGCAGTATAAAGCATACATGCAAAAACTAAAAGTTTAGCTTAACATATGCTTTAACATGCTTACATTGTGCCGAACATTTTTGTAGCAAGGACTCGGGTTTGCATTTCCTCAAGGCTCCTCGAGAGACCAAAATCAGTTATTTTTGGAATCATATCATCATCCATCAATATATTCGAAGGTTTCAAATCCAGATGCATAATATTTATACGGTGGAGATAATGTAGCCCCTCACATATCCCCTTAATTATCTGATAGCGGGTTTTCCAATCAAGCCCACCAGAGGGATCTACATATGGGAGATGAGTTAAGGGTTGGGAGAGGGGGGTCTTCATATTTTTTTATTGCGACATAGGTATGGCATGGTAAATAATTTCAATCAAATCTTCAACTGAGATATGGAGATAACAAAAGTAAAGAGCAGTCTTGCGCGGCACATGATCCTACCTTTGATAAAATTATCAAGACTTCCCTTAGGCAGATACTCAAAGCAGAGCAATCTTTCTTGCATATCAACCATGACAAATTTTCCGTCGTAGCTCCCCACGTGCCCTTGTGTGTCCGAACAATATCCAAGGAATCGTACGACATTTTTGTGCTTCACCTTCATGAGACATTCAACTTCTCGGAGAAATTCGCTCTCATACTTATAAGTATGGGATAACCTCTTTACAGCTACTGCCCTATTCTCAAGCATTCCCTGCAGCCACAAAACACGCATGGATAAACCTAGCTTTCATTTCAAGCAAACTTAATTTGAGTAGTGTAATTGAGAGAGTTACCATACCATATAAACCACCGCAAACCCACCTCTACCAATCTCCTGCTTATAAGAGAAATTGTTTGTGATATTTTCCAGAAGTGAGAACGGAAGGGCCATGGGCTCTGCAGCTTCATCAAGTAGCACGGACTCCAGGTCATTTTTAGTAAAACTCCTATTAGGTTGGAGATC
This window encodes:
- the LOC123431383 gene encoding putative cysteine-rich receptor-like protein kinase 31, encoding MDLQPNRSFTKNDLESVLLDEAAEPMALPFSLLENITNNFSYKQEIGRGGFAVVYMGMLENRAVAVKRLSHTYKYESEFLREVECLMKVKHKNVVRFLGYCSDTQGHVGSYDGKFVMVDMQERLLCFEYLPKGSLDNFIKDPSGGLDWKTRYQIIKGICEGLHYLHRINIMHLDLKPSNILMDDDMIPKITDFGLSRSLEEMQTRVLATKMFGTMGYLAPEFTSNVITHKFDLYSLGIIIMEILTGAKEHPVVENVLKSWDNWPELSQGNPHYEQIRVCAEIGIECINFDPTMRPDCMSHIMDRLAETERTKLKEI